A genomic window from Cucumis melo cultivar AY chromosome 8, USDA_Cmelo_AY_1.0, whole genome shotgun sequence includes:
- the LOC103502801 gene encoding calcium-dependent protein kinase 32-like has product MGNCCVAPPRNPEDQNKGKRKKKPNPFSIDYGVNHFAGGNGGSHKLTVLTNPTGCEIGLQYELGRELGRGEFGITHLCTDKVTGEKFACKSISKKKLRTAVDIEDVRREVQIMRHLPKHQNIVSLKDTFEDDNAVHLVMELCEGGELFDRIVARGHYTERAAAVVTKTIVEVVQMCHKHGVMHRDLKPENFLFGNKKENAPLKAIDFGLSVFFKPGERFNEIVGSPYYMAPEVLKRNYGPEVDVWSAGVILYILLCGVPPFWAETEQGVAQAIIRSVIDFKRDPWPKVSDNAKDLVRKMLDPDPKRRLTAQGVLDHPWLQNVKKAPNVSLGETVRARLKQFSVMNKLKKRALRVIAEHLSVEEVAGIKEGFEKMDTGNKGKINIDELRVGLHKLGHQIADADLQILMEAGDVDNDGYLDCREFVAISVHLRRMGDDEEHLRKAFDFFDQNLSGYIEIEELRSTLADEIDENSEEVINAIINDVDTDKDGRISYDEFATMMKAGTDWRKASRQYSRERFNSLSLNLMRDGSLQLKQ; this is encoded by the exons ATGGGGAATTGTTGCGTTGCCCCACCTCGGAACCCCGAGGATCAGAACAaaggaaagaggaagaagaagccGAATCCCTTTTCAATTGATTACGGCGTGAACCATTTCGCCGGCGGCAACGGCGGCAGCCATAAGCTAACCGTTTTGACCAACCCTACCGGCTGTGAAATCGGGCTTCAATACGAATTGGGTCGAGAGCTTGGCCGAGGGGAGTTTGGAATTACGCATCTATGTACCGATAAGGTTACCGGGGAGAAGTTTGCGTGTAAATCGATTTCCAAGAAGAAGCTGAGAACCGCTGTGGATATTGAGGATGTTCGGCGGGAGGTTCAGATTATGAGACATTTGCCGAAGCATCAGAACATTGTGAGTTTGAAGGATACGTTTGAAGACGATAACGCTGTTCATTTGGTTATGGAGCTTTGCGAAGGGGGTGAGTTATTTGATCGGATTGTGGCTCGGGGTCACTATACAGAACGTGCTGCTGCTGTTGTCACGAAGACCATTGTTGAAGTTGTTCAg ATGTGTCACAAGCACGGCGTCATGCATCGGGACCTTAAACCAGAGAACTTTTTGTTTGGAAACAAGAAGGAAAATGCACCATTGAAGGCAATTGATTTTGGTTTGTCAGTGTTCTTTAAACCAG GTGAAAGATTCAATGAAATTGTTGGAAGTCCGTATTACATGGCTCCCGAGGTTCTAAAACGAAATTATGGCCCGGAAGTAGATGTTTGGAGTGCTGGAGTTATACTCTACATTTTACTTTGCGGTGTCCCACCATTTTGGGCTG AAACTGAACAAGGAGTTGCACAGGCAATTATACGGTCGGTTATAGATTTCAAGAGAGACCCTTGGCCTAAAGTTTCAGATAATGCTAAAGACCTTGTGAGAAAGATGCTCGATCCTGATCCAAAGAGGCGGCTGACTGCGCAAGGAGTGCTTG ATCATCCATGGTTACAAAATGTAAAGAAAGCTCCTAATGTCTCCTTGGGAGAAACAGTGAGAGCAAGACTTAAGCAGTTCTCTGTAATGAACAAGCTGAAGAAAAGAGCTCTAAGG GTAATTGCTGAGCACTTGTCAGTTGAGGAAGTTGCCGGTATAAAAGAGGGATTTGAAAAGATGGATACCGGCAATAAAGGGAAAATTAACATAGACGAGTTACGAGTAGGTTTACATAAGTTAGGCCATCAAATTGCAGATGCAGATCTTCAAATTCTGATGGAAGCT GGTGATGTTGACAATGATGGATATCTAGACTGCAGAGAATTCGTAGCTATTTCTGTTCACCTCAGGAGAATGGGCGACGACGAAGAACATCTAAGAAAAGCCTTCGATTTCTTTGATCAAAACCTGAGTGGTTATATAGAAATTGAAGAACTACGATCTACCTTAGCCgatgaaattgatgaaaatagCGAGGAAGTGATTAATGCCATTATTAATGATGTTGACACGGATAAG GACGGCCGAATAAGCTATGATGAATTTGCAACAATGATGAAGGCAGGCACAGATTGGAGGAAAGCATCAAGACAGTATTCTCGAGAGCGGTTCAATAGCTTGAGTCTGAACTTGATGAGAGATGGATCATTGCAGTTAAAACAATGA